From the Anaerolineales bacterium genome, the window ATATTCGTGAATCATAACAATGCACTTGCTTCAGTGCAGAGAAGCATGGTCATGACGCGCATGACTTTACCGACAACTGCTCTGTTTCTCCTATCGATTTTGCTCATCAGTGAGGGACTAGATATACTCTGGCGGGTGCCACCAGAAAAATCCTGGCTAACCCTGATTGGACTTGGAGGGCATGCTTTCATAACAAGCGCGCTTTTAGCTGCCAGCTTTATTTATTACCGCGACGCAGACCAATGGACACAAGGGACACTACGGATTTTAAAGTCCCGGCAAGCAACTCTCGTTTAATCGGAAAATACCTGGAGGATCGTGTGGCTGACCAGAAATTACCTGTTTCATATGAAGCAAAGGATATCCAGGTATTGGAAGGGCTTGAAGCAGTCCGCCGGCGGCCTGGCATGTATGTTGGCGGGACGGATATTAAAGCCCTCCACCACCTGGTTTACGAGGTAGTTGATAATTCCATTGATGAAGCACTCGCGGGAGTCTGTGATCGGATCCAGGTGATCATCAATCCAGACAGCAGCGTGACCGTTATTGACAATGGACGCGGTATCCCAGTGGATATGCATCCAACGATGAAGAAATCGGCGCTAGAAGTGGTCATGACCGTGCTGCATGCCGGGGGAAAATTCGGTGGTGGGAGTTATAAAGTTTCCGGTGGCCTTCATGGGGTAGGTGTGTCGGCTGTCAATGCCCTGTCGGAGTGGTGCGAAGTTGAAGTGCGGCGGGATGGCAAGCGGTATTTTCAACGTTATGAACGAGGCTACCCGACTGGTCCGATCTCAGAAATTGGGAAATCGTCTCCGAAAGAAACTGGCACAAAGACAACTTTTAAATTCGACCCAGATATTTTTAAGGGTGACCTGGATTACCGGTTTGACACACTTTCTCAAAGATTCCGAGAGATGGCTTTTGTCACCCGGGGTGTGACGATCTACTTCAAAGACGCACGGGTAGGCCATGAAATGACCTTCTATTTTGAAGGCGGCATCACTTCATTCGTCAGGTATTTAAACCGCAATCGTGATGTCCTGCACCCGGTGGTACATGCGGAGAAAGAGATCGAGGGGATCACCATTGATGCGGCAATCCAGTACACCGAGTCTTATGCGGAGTCGGTCTATTCATTTGCCAACACGATCAACACCATCGATGGCGGCACGCACCTGACCGGTTTACGCGCTGCGGTCACCCGTACAATAAACGATTATGCTCGCCGCAACGGGTTACTCAAAGATGCGGATCCAAATTTCACTGGGGATGATACGCGGGAAGGCCTGACTGCGATCATCAGTATCAAGCATCCTGATCCGCAATTTGAGAGCCAAACGAAAGTGAAATTAATGAACCCTGAAGCCCAGACCCTCACCCAGCAGGTAGTTGGCGACAGGTTCAGTACGTTTCTGGAGGAAAACCCATCAGCAGGAAAGGCGATTGTCCAGAAGTGCCTAACCTCTGCCCGGGCGCGGGATGCCGCCAAAAAGGCACGCGACCTGGTTATCCGTAAATCTGCTCTGGAGAGTTTGACCCTACCTGGGAAACTTGCTGACTGTTCGGAGAGGGATCCGGAAAAGACTGAGTTGTATCTGGTCGAAGGTGAATCGGCAGGTGGATCAGCCAAGCAAGGGCGTGACCGGCATTTTCAGGCGGTTCTGCCATTGCGTGGCAAGATCTTGAACACTGAACGGGCCCGACTGGATAAAATCCTGGCGAACAATGAAGTGAAAGCGCTGATTTCTGCCCTGGGTACTGGAATCGGTGATAATTTTGATATCTCTGGATTACGCTATGGTCGCGTGATCGTGATGACCGATGCTGATGTGGATGGCAGCCATATCCGAACTCTATTACTGACATTTTTCTTTCGTTTTATGCCAACTTTAATTGAAGAAGGGCACCTTTATATTGCGCAACCACCTTTGTATAGGATCGCATATAAAAATCAGGTAAAGTTTGCGTACGTTGACGCACAAAAAGATGCGATTATGAAAGAACTAGGGGTCTCAGCTGACCGGATCTCCCTCCAGAGATATAAGGGCTTGGGTGAAATGAACCCTGAACAGCTTTGGGATACAACCATGGATCCTACGGTCCGCACGTTGTTGCTGGTTACCATCGATGACGCAGCGGAAGCAGACCGTACATTTGATATGCTGATGGGCTCGGCGGTTCCCCCACGCCGCAGGTT encodes:
- the gyrB gene encoding DNA topoisomerase (ATP-hydrolyzing) subunit B; the protein is MDTRDTTDFKVPASNSRLIGKYLEDRVADQKLPVSYEAKDIQVLEGLEAVRRRPGMYVGGTDIKALHHLVYEVVDNSIDEALAGVCDRIQVIINPDSSVTVIDNGRGIPVDMHPTMKKSALEVVMTVLHAGGKFGGGSYKVSGGLHGVGVSAVNALSEWCEVEVRRDGKRYFQRYERGYPTGPISEIGKSSPKETGTKTTFKFDPDIFKGDLDYRFDTLSQRFREMAFVTRGVTIYFKDARVGHEMTFYFEGGITSFVRYLNRNRDVLHPVVHAEKEIEGITIDAAIQYTESYAESVYSFANTINTIDGGTHLTGLRAAVTRTINDYARRNGLLKDADPNFTGDDTREGLTAIISIKHPDPQFESQTKVKLMNPEAQTLTQQVVGDRFSTFLEENPSAGKAIVQKCLTSARARDAAKKARDLVIRKSALESLTLPGKLADCSERDPEKTELYLVEGESAGGSAKQGRDRHFQAVLPLRGKILNTERARLDKILANNEVKALISALGTGIGDNFDISGLRYGRVIVMTDADVDGSHIRTLLLTFFFRFMPTLIEEGHLYIAQPPLYRIAYKNQVKFAYVDAQKDAIMKELGVSADRISLQRYKGLGEMNPEQLWDTTMDPTVRTLLLVTIDDAAEADRTFDMLMGSAVPPRRRFIQTHARDVKNLDI